The segment ACAGGTAAGTCAGCAGGTCAACAGCTTTCTTTTCTGGTGCACAGTCAGCATGATGAGAAGAATAAATAGATTCTTCCTCGTTGTCATCCAGGAATCCAAAGAGGAGTTGGAGACGATTAGatgaactgaaaaacaacaacataaaaaaaaaaaactccggATAACTGGATAATTCCACAGAGCTGACAGACTCACCACCAACAGGACTATGGGATATTTACTATGGGATATAACTATGGGATATTTAAAAAGTGAGGAGCAATGAGTGACATTAGACAGACTGTTGGACTGGTTTATCCTGACACCTGTTAGTTTATCTAAACACATCACACAAAGACCCGTTTGAAATCCACCATGTAGTGGGAAGCATCAGTAAGGCTGTcgtttagaataaaaacaaatatgcatGATCCTAAGAAGCCCTGTTTTCTATGTGTCCCCTGGTGAGAAGTGAAAGAGGATTCCAAGAAGTCAAATTACTCCTAATGTTCTAAAAAGCCTCACTTCTGCTTTTCATGTTCACCTCCAGAATACACCACAAGTACGACTGTGATCATGGGATAACATTAAAAGTCTTATATTTTCTTTCCCATGCTGAGCCAATGAATATTTTTGCGGCACCAGGGCTTTTATTTCCATGTCAGCATTTTTCACCTCCTGtatctgtatttctgtgtactttctcacccctcctctccttcagcaATATTATGCGACACTGTAATGAAGAGTGTGGCTGTATAAATATGCTATTGGAGTTACTTTACTTTGATGTGGAGGATTCAAGAAcctttgttctgttttcctgattttttttttttttagtgttaGCATCACATTAACAGAACgtttttctgtttatgtgtGGCTGATGCTTTGTGATtcctatttttatatatatatacacatttgtaTGAGGTATATTCATTGGTTACAAACTCAGTCAGAATTATGACTGAAGTTTTGCATTCTTGTGCCATTTGTGTTTGGGCTTTTAATTATTCTAACTTACTGTATGCTTCTTAGCATTAGACCTGCTTATGAGAGCattatttgtgtctctgtgtatttgtatttgaccAACTCTTCCTCTTGTTTAAGTCTTTCATTCTGTCCTTTCTCGTGTTGCTTTGAGCGCTCAGTATCTCTGCCCTTCCTCTCTTGTCACTCAATACTTGCACATTTATTGTGCTTTaacttttttattctcttcacaGATCCATGACACAGATGTCTCACCGATatatctctccatctctatcTCAGGTGTGGTGTCGGTGAGCTTCGAGGAGGATGTTGAAGGGAACCTTTGCCTGTTCGCCTACCCCCTCATGAGCAACCCAGCAGGAGAACTGGAGAACAAGGATCGGTCGACCGACTGCAAGCACAAGAGCAAGCTGATCAAGTGGGGTAATATGGTGAAGTCCTCACTGCTCATGGACAGCGAAAATTACATTGAAGATGACGGAAGCAAAGACGAGGACAAGAGGTGAGAACGAAGGGAAAATGCAGATGGCAGCACACTCAGGGACTAATAAAGTAGAGGATGTAGTCGATAACAACAAGCAGGATGAAAGTGAGTCACTTTCACGCTGATATTCTGATACTAATATCTGAAGATCACGCAGTGGTCACTGCACAACTGTTACACAACCATGATATTGTTAAAGCTATTGAAAGTTTCCCAAGAGTTGTAAACCTGTTGTCTGTAGACTCACAGCAATTGACTGATGACGCACAGATACTTGCACATATAACCTCAGGCAAAACAGGCTCTGAATGCAGTTAGAGGCTGATCCTTAGCCCTGTTAGCCTCAGGGAGGTTCACAGCCTCAGGGTTACATAACTGCAATAGCTGCAtttattacccccccccccccccccccccccccccccccccccttctgctTTGTATGTAAAACTAACAAggatctctctctcactctgccgTGCAGTGTTCacaagctgcaggaggatgtgGACCTTGAGGTTCTCTACTCCAGTCAGGAACACCCTCACAGTAACGCTGTCCCGCAGCCCAAACACAACCCCTGGAGTCTCAAGTGTCACCAGCAGCACCTacagaggatgaaggagaacGCCAAGCCCCGTACCCAGCACAGTATCCTTTCACTGACAACTAGCACACTGCTGTGgtttctctgtttattttttattttcagatttgaaGTATCCCAGTtgaaagagagaggagtcaTTTTGCAGTGGCTTCTGGTCGAAATACATGGCACCGAAACACCTTCAAACTTgcatttgtattaaaaaaattgtatgtGATAATTAGTTGTACCTGAAGCCAATTTACTGGAGAGTTATCAAGTTCTTTGTCCTGTAGGATACTTGATATATCTGTGATTTGCTGCCACAGATTTGATAATAGCATATGTGCAAGTGTAATGGGTTAGGGGAAACACTTAAAATAGGTGTCGATCTTTTTAATcctagttatttatttaaaattgtaGAAAGATATTATTGTAGAAGAGTGGCCATGGGTTTTTCGACTGTTTCCTCCTTGACTCAGCTTCCCAGAATTCATCCTGCTAGAGAACCTGACATGGAAGCACAGAATGCCGTGCGTGTTGGACCTGAAGATGGGCACACGGCAGCATGGAGACGATGCCTCGGATGAGAAGAAGGAGATGCAGATTCGCAAGTGCCAGCAGAGCACTTCAGCCTCAATAGGAGTCCGTCTGTGTGGCATGCAGGTGGGCTTTAAGCCAAGGGTGGCCTCTTGGTTCATGGTACTGCCTTAAACAAATAGATTTACCCTCTGGGaaagtgtttagtttatttAGATGAAATCATCTATACCACTCTCATATCTGTTGGTTGAATTTAAGCCTTCAGCCAGCATAGCATAGCTCGGCACAAACACCgtaaaaagatgttttttaaacccTGAAGACCATGTGTTCTATAAAGAAGTAGCCAGCAACAAAGATCTGAAAATATGTCAGCAAAGATGAATCTGTTAACCATCTTTGAATATgacatattcaaatcaaatcaaacccattttatatatactataaataCTCACAAAATGACCAAATTCTAAAGTTTAAGGTTGAGTGCCAGGAAAACAGCCAAGTTCAGGCAGTACTTTCAATATAgttaatcatttttttcttttctaacttCATCAtctttctccattttttttcaGGTGTACCAGTCCGACACAGGCCAGCTGATTTTCATGAACAAGTACCACGGCCGTGAGCTGCCCCTGCCTGGCTTCAAAGAGGCTCTGTTCCAGTTCTTCCACAGCGGACAGCGCCTGCAACATGAGCTCCTCTCCCCGGTGCTGCACAGGCTCAGGGAGATGCAAGCTGTCCTGGAAGCCTGCGAATCCTACCGCTTCTACTCCAGTTCTCTGCTCATCATCTACGATGGCGCGCCCCACCGTAAACACACACGCCGGCGCTCTAAGGTTCAACACTCTGATGGAGAAGATGAtaatgaggaaaatgaggaggtggaggctgaaCCCGACTTGGATgagttggaggaagaggagagtgaagTAGCAGGTGCGCTTGGTTTCCCTTACAGCCCCTCGACGTCTAGTGACATCAGCAGCAGgtgctccagcagcagcagtgggagctCGGATGTCAGCCTGACCCACTCAGACCCCCTCAGCCCCGCTGTGGATGTGAAGATGATAGACTTTGCCCACACCACCTGCAGACATTTCCTGGAGGACAGCGTGGTGCACGAGGGCCAGGACAGCGGCTACATCTTCGGTCTCCAGAACCTGATCACCATCATCTCTGAGCTGGAGAACTACAGCACAGTTTAAAGCCAGGCATGACACACAAATTCAGAAACAGAGGCACAATGACACAAAAATGTGGAAGAACTGGACTTTTACTTAtagtctgtctctctgtctgtctgtctgtctgtctgtctgtctgtccgtctgcctGCTGCTATCTCTGAtcccagagctgcaggatccagacgattattgttattatgtaaatgtaatggttacacaactgttcctggtctctctctcatcccactccccttcccctctcttctctcctctcttcccaaTTGGTTCTCCGCTCACCCTAACTGGTCGAGCCAGATGGCcacccacattgagtctggttctgctagaggtttctttcAGTTAGAGAGTtagagttttttctctccactgttgcCAAAGTACTTGCTCATTGAGGGAACTGTCGgttttctctataatttttaaggtctcaaccttaatATGTTAAGTGCCTTGAAATAATGGGTTGTTTGATCATGTCATAATTTGGCGctgataaatattttaattgaattgactacagaggtggagagagattcctcctctccttgttGTAGCTGTCCTTCGAAGTGACCCCTTTCCCGTTGGTGCTTGTTGACGTTCCTGTCGTGCGTGTCGATCTTCGGGATATGACACACACCTGTGTGTAATTTAGAGCAGCCGTCTATATGACTGAGACAGTGATTTAACCATTGTCATCGTTCTGTTTTAACCCCCCTCACTGTTAGGAAAAAAGAGTAGGCAGTTTGAAGTCTGAGacagaagaaatgtttttgttgtcttATTCCAAAGAAAGTGTCAGCGttttgcacacacaaacatgcacataaacacattctgctgaatgtgtgtttgtttggatcGAGACAGGGCTATCTGAGGGAGCAGGAGTTGTATGTGTACGAAGACAGAGTCGATGGGAAGAAAGGTAGTGAGCTCACACTCTGTCATTCTTCTCTTTTGCCTGTTCATTCTGCCATCCTTCCTCCCTGTTCATCTTCACTCAAAGAGAATATATTCATATAGTGATCAGAGACAGAGGatatagttatttatttatttgacatgtttcataaaataaactaaatttaaaaaaagaatgtggATGGAGTGTACTACATTccatattattaatgttaaaataatgatattgattaatattgttatttgaCATGTTTGGATACCTCTATCTTGTATATGTCTTGCCCACAGTCTGTTGGAGGAGAACATTAAAGCCTTTGCTTTGTGCTAAAGTCGGTGTCATGTTTGGAGTGGCTCCTGGACAAGCTCGCCGGATTTAATAGAGACCCCACGGGTTTCCTGTTTACATAAAATTCAAATGTTGCAGTAATCAAATTTCAGGTAAATATCCAGGAGGTGAGGTTGTCTCATCATTGTCTCCATGTATGATGAGGGAAATGTCTTTCTGGGAAGCACCAAGTACAAGTGTATCATGAAAGATGAATTCATGTCAGATACCTTGGAAAGTATGATGGGACTGCAGCTCAGAATGAGCCCTGTCCCGTCACCTGCTGTGCAGCAAAGTAACTGGAGCACAAGCCAAGCCTGTGGTGACACCCTGTAATCCTGTGGAGTGCAGCCAAGACACGGTTCCCCCAAACACACTGTATCTTTAGATCTTTTTCCCTCAGTCTAGAAGAATTTATTATGTTAAAATAGAGATGGTAGGGAGGGGGTTGGGGGTTGTTGTGTCAGGAGGTGTGTGACGGCAGCCCAGGCTGCCTCAGCCAGTCCTGGTCATCTCTAACCAGTCTGAGGCAGACACAGACTGCCAGAGAGAAGGTGGAGATGTGTGtgctgtgagcagcagcatAACTCATTCTTGGAGAAGAGCTATTAAGCAGAAACAGGCTTGTGTCCACAGAGTACACAAGCTGCTACCACTTCAGTGTGTCCCCTCTGTAGAATGTACTGACTGACAGGCAcatctctctgacacacagatGAGCAATCACTCTGAtgcatgaaaaagaaaatttcttgttttttttcaagccACACACTATTAATCTATTAAGATGATACCTACATGTGAATTGAATAATTCTGAAACTTCTGACATATATTTGTCAGAGTACATCACGTTATGATGACCATGTGCTTGTTTCAGTTAATGCTCAAAATAGAGACCTCTTGAATCTGTCACAGGCTCGCTGGGATTGGACGTGAATAGCTCGTCCCATGAGGTCCAACATACCCAGATCCATGCTCCCTATGACTAGTAgctgtgttttaattaagtTAAAGAGatcaaaaaacaaactggaaatattttgtatgtttttgtaaGTGTACAATGTGTATAATAGTGTATCTGAATTATCTTGAGATAGTAAATTACCAATAATAATCAGATAGTTTCAATAAGAGTTTTCCTGTGGCTGTTCTTATATTTTGGGTCTGGGTTTATCCAATGCTTtttacacactgtgtgttgtcagtCTAGGAGCTGCAGTAGCTCATTTAGTAATCCCATGGTGCTTCAGGACAGAACAATGAAAGGTCATTGTCTTTACTGTAACCCAGTGAAGGGACAGACAATGAAATCTTTAAGAGTCTAGGTCAGGGCAGGGTTTGTGTGAGGGGTTTATGAGCACTGTATTTGCTCAACACTTTGAGACCCCAGTATTTGCTGTGTTTCATAGACTGTCAGAGAACAGATGCAGAGCTACATTCCGTCCAGAAGCAGGACATGcatgtgatgtttttctgtgctgtgtgattgcagagggatagatagatagatggatggatagatgggaGGAGGGATGGATAAGATAAGCTCTTCCAGCTCCACTCTAGGGGGGATGGTTAGTCGACGTTGCATAACAGCGTCAGGGTCAGTTGGCTGCTCTCAGCCATCAAAAGGATCCCATTCTGTCATCGCACTGTGTGCAtatatgtactgtgtgtatACACATACTGTCTATATATATTACACCACATGCATATTGTAGATTCACTACTAAGCTATACCTTGGTCCATACATACCACTCAGTGAcaagtgtgtgcacgtgagtcCTGGAAGCCCATTGCTTTGTGAAGGTCGCCACTGCAAGTGGAGCAGTTGCATAACGGCGGTTAAAATCACTATGGCAACAGCAGCCTTCGCCGGGAATGAAATGGTGTCAACGCTTTTTGGGCCACCAGATCCACACACCCGTTTACAGTCTTATTAATACACCCTGTCACTGCTCAGCTCGCTCATCAAAGCTGCTCAAACATCCCATCAACATCCAGTCAGTCCATGTACAGTACACTATACATGCTGGCATAAGGACATATACTGGTGCACACACCTGagacacaataaacacattacCTTACAGTGCAAAAGTCATTACTGACTGTAGTTTAATGGCATGCCTGGTTGACATGTTTGTCCCCAAACGTTTACTACTTTTCATCCCCTTGTTTCCTCAGcagttcactcattatctgcCGCAGATTGAAGATTACCGAAGACGTGAAGAATTACACTGCTGAAAGCCAGTCAACTTGTCTCCTCTGTTTATGGAGGACAGAGcagatcaaatgtttttcacTACCACAGATCCAGGTTCCTCTCGGCTCAGAGGTCGTGCCTTTGACTGGCTCTCAAATACAGGCGTGACATGACACAGTGTtagtgagtttgtgtgtgtctgtccagttttgtgtgtgtcatatcCTACACATATCCTTGgttgtatttttccttttcccacCCAGCTTAATTCCTCTTGCATAAACTCATTCTCTGTcatacacacgcacaacacacGGCCTGGAATATCACCAAGAGATTATCTCTTTTTCTTTGGGGGTGGTTTGTTCGtgtacacaagtgtgtgtgtgtgtgtgtgtgtgtgtgtgtggtctgcaGGCTAACTCTCTGATGGGTCCCACATGTGATCCCCAGCATCATGTCTCTCTGCGACCTTTCATTGCCATCTGAGAATTGCTCCATTGTCTGTCACACATTGTAGCGTGCGAGCATCCAGTGGATTCTGCTGTCGCCTCTGGCTGTGAAAGCAGAATGGGAATTGAAACCAGCCAGTGAAGTTGTGGCCTGGGAAGGTATGCTAGTGCTATCCGGTTTTCACTATTTATAGGGGGCCAATCAGTGAGCTTTAATTTAAGGTGAACCCAAATAgctttaaaaaccttttttgtgtattatttcTGAAACTTCTGGTGCATTTTGCAGTTGTAATCTGCCTATAAATCTTGTTTAATTTGGATTCATCAGACCAAAAGATACCACACATGCCTCCAGTTTTTTATTACCTTATATAAGGTAAGAAAATGTCAGTTTAAGTGTCAAAATAGACATGGGAAAAATGTTGTACACGTCATTAATGTAAAATTCAAGTAGATTAGCACCaacataaagacacaaagcGAATGCTGTGTGAATCAGGAACATGGCCAAGCCTGTTTCGACAGGTGCTGAATTGAGTTTACATGATGGTGACTAGCTCTGTGCAGACAGTTACATAAACAGGTCAGTAATGTAATAGAGGAAGAGATGAAAAGCAGAAAGACAGACTGAACATGTGTAGAAAACTAACTTTAGAAAATGCTTCTTTAAATCTCTTTTTatgctggagaaaaagaaaaagtcctAAGATGATGATGGCTGTTGGGGGTTTTCTGCTGACCTGTTTTAAACTGTATATGATTTGATAagaatactgtgtgtgtgtgtgtgtgtgtgtgtgtgtgtgtgtgtgtgtgtgtgtgtgtgtgtgtgtgtgtgtgtgtgtgtgtgtgtgtgtgtgtgtgtgtgtgtgtgtgtggattaggCAGCTGAGCTTTAATACGAGGACGGTGTAATGAGAAGACGGAGCTACAGTAGGAACATATACGCTGCTGATAAATCTATATTATTCAGTGACAGCTGCGTTTGAACTCGCATTTAAATGATCCCTGTCACATATTTTCTCATAAAATACAGTGAACCTTGAGTTAAGGTTATTCcgtcaaaatgttaaaataaaggtAGAGAATTAACTTTGCTTATCTCATAGACTTATGACCCTTCCTGTGATGATGTGTGAAATAACCAGAACAAATATTAAAGCATGATTTAACCAATGATTATTTATCACACGAGGACATGCACTAACCCCTTTCTGATCTAAACCATTTAATTCATAACATCCCCCCTCACTCACTTAATTGATAGCATATATGTTAATACTATAGCTTCTATGCAGAGACAACCAAACTGTTTAAAAGAACGGCAAATGACCACACGGTGCGTGGAGGTGCGGCCGGCAGAGAAATGGAAAGCAAAAAAGGAGCCAAGATGTAATCATTGTTGCATAACGGTGGCAGTGACGCTCTGTGCCGGGGATCGTCCTGGAGCTGGCCCGAGGCTCCAGTCGTCCTCTAGCCAGTCCACTCTGTCAAACTCATTTATGCTGACCACTTAATTACTATAATGAAGCCTCCGAAGCACAGATTAACACTGAACACGCTCTTTATTCAAGCTCGTCCATGAGGGTCAAATGAAGGAAGACCTCCTGCCCCCTCAAATCAGTCTCTGGGTGTTACAGTGACTCCTGTTACACTGCCAGGCCTCGATTGGATTAGCTTTGGGATTACAACAGTTTGGACTTTATGCTGTACAATAGATAAATACTGtgaatacataaaaaacactgtgtaaCACTATTTAGTCACAAGTGGCTGTGTCTGCCAAACAGGGTCTCTGCTGTCTGACGTGCTTTCAGTGACAGACAGGTGCCAGACATGGTGTTATGATGACGAACTCGTTATGAAAGGAAAATCTAATGTAGCCACCGGACCCTTCAACTGTACTAGGATTCTCTTTACCCTCTGATATGTCCTTTACTTTCTTATGGACGTGTCTCTGTCCTCAGGGGTGGGTTTACATAAGTGCTTAATGTACATAAATAGTATTTGTGTATCCATGTATACAGCTCACTCCCAGCTGGTGAACAGCTCAGGACAGATGTAACCCTCAGAACGCTGATGTGACGTGTATATGACACTTTCAGCACTAACGCTGTCCACTGAGAAAAACACTCATCAGGGTTAGAGAAAGTCTTTATGTATAGGTATGGACATAGCATTAAGAGTTATAATCCCCAGGCTGAGTGCTGTTGCACAGACTCATGCAACTCACGCACCACTTCACTTTTTACAATTACTCATGTCTAAAAataaggaagaaaataaaaggcCGGATTCTTCCGGAACAGATGCAAATGACCCTAGTGACAGTGTGCTGAtattatcactgtgtgtgttcctgttcaAATATAATCTTCCAACACCGCAGGCAGACTGTATGACAGTCATACGTGGAGGCAGATGTGTGTGGTtatgtggaggtgaagagcaggaaGGTGTGCgggtctgtgtgtgcgtgtgtgttctttttatgtctttttctgAAATGAAGTGAGAACATAATGGATATAATGATATATGATGTAatttgtggcagcagcagtatGTGGGGAAGAGCGTGTAAGTTACCACATGATAAGGGAGTTTTTCCTCTGTGCTTAAATCAAAGAGTGTGTGATTAAAGAGGGTGTGCTGTTGCTTTACATTGAGAATCGAATAACAACTCACTGACATAGTACTGAACAATACTGGCAATCTGCTCATCTCTTTGGTAATGCctgattttttcattttcattaagatccatgagaaatcaaggaaaatgttgtgGGAATAAAAACTGGATCGCCCCCCACGGATTCAGATTCGCACCAAGATTTAATGGCTCATGCCTCACCCCTACACATGGAAATAGGTTGTTTAATTaatcctgaaaacaaacaaacccagacaaaaacataacctccttggaagaggagagaaggcaACAAGCATCAGTTGCAGTCCGAATATTATGTAGCATTCAAATATGCTGTTAATAGAGGGCATAAATACGAGTTAAATATCATGAACACTATAAGGCTCATActgttttaattaaagttttCCTCAACATTTGTAAGGTGAATATACTGAAGTTACTTGTTCATCATGTCAAGATTTAGtccaaaattaaatataattatgtaTAAATTCTAAAGGCTTAATGCTGATTCCCGGGTACAGATTCGATAATCCAGGATGGTTTTTGTCCTTGGAGAACTGAGCCTTAGGTTTATATCATCTTACTTTTTTTAGCCAATGCTAATTCAAAGTGTAAACAGTGTAGCCCAGGTTTTTTTCAGCCTGGGGTTCCGTGTAACAGGCATACACTGAAACGTTGGTGTGTTTACATAATTGAAGGTTGCAGACAGATATGCTGTCCTCCACGTGGATACAAGGGTGCACCTTCACTGCAGGGGGAACACGTATCACACAAATGAGatttgcattcatgttttatttgactgtgttttcttttgttgggGAAATGCCACAGATTATTTGCATGGCCTGGTGCCCAGGGACGAATAGCACATGTTGTATTAAATCATAACTATGTTTTTCTCATTCTCAAAGCAATTTGATTTCTTGATTTCTAAATCCTGTTTTCATTAAACGATGATTTGGTGAATAAATTCACAATCCTAACTTCTGTTTCAGAATTAAACCCTGCATCTGAAGTTGAATATAAGAGGCCATTTAAAGTGTGGTGGAAAGCAGAGACTGGAGGGGGGGCTGTGTGGTATTTGCTTGACTTCACCTCTGTGTTAGCTCACAGTGCTGCTGTCATTATGTAACCACACGAACAAATATCTCTTTATCTGAGGGCAGATGAGCAGGCTCTCCACCATCCTCCtttacctctgtgtgt is part of the Hippoglossus hippoglossus isolate fHipHip1 chromosome 5, fHipHip1.pri, whole genome shotgun sequence genome and harbors:
- the LOC117761371 gene encoding inositol hexakisphosphate kinase 2-like, producing the protein MSPAVEDQAQEEKEKQQSQLQHQDCYMEKGVMLEPFIHQVGGHSCVLSFGEETICKPLIPREHQFYKSLPAAIRKFTPQYRGVVSVSFEEDVEGNLCLFAYPLMSNPAGELENKDRSTDCKHKSKLIKWGNMVKSSLLMDSENYIEDDGSKDEDKSVHKLQEDVDLEVLYSSQEHPHSNAVPQPKHNPWSLKCHQQHLQRMKENAKPRTQHKFILLENLTWKHRMPCVLDLKMGTRQHGDDASDEKKEMQIRKCQQSTSASIGVRLCGMQVYQSDTGQLIFMNKYHGRELPLPGFKEALFQFFHSGQRLQHELLSPVLHRLREMQAVLEACESYRFYSSSLLIIYDGAPHRKHTRRRSKVQHSDGEDDNEENEEVEAEPDLDELEEEESEVAGALGFPYSPSTSSDISSRCSSSSSGSSDVSLTHSDPLSPAVDVKMIDFAHTTCRHFLEDSVVHEGQDSGYIFGLQNLITIISELENYSTV